attgaaaatatttaaatctagaaaaataataccaaatgaaataagaaaaaaatataaaatccaaCATTAAACgttaaatttgatatatttttcctattttattattcatgttttctttcttcttttattatataattattcatgttttcttaattttattaagATTAgtgaatttgaattttatatttattcttatttaattattcatgttatcttaataaaagaatttaatttagtatttaaccTATATTGTTATAGgatttgaattaaaatattaatcaaataaaaatgtATTGAATATTATGGAAAAAACTACAAGAATAATAAACCAGGACAAGTATTTAAACCGTTACCATTCCTATAAATTATCAAAGAAAGCCCCTAAgtgattttctttttcatatttttacttgtGTTTTTCTTTCCTGACTTAATTTTGATCCTACTCATACACCCTCTTAATCGGGCTCTCCATAactttaatctttttttaatttgggtttaatctcatttttttaaaaagaaccaTTTAGATAACAAATGTTAAAAAAACGATTTAATTGTGCTTCATATTATTATAATAAGCTAATTTATTAACTTCATTTGAAAGGGAAATTCAGCTTTGTGTAAGCACATGTGCAGGAAATTCTTCCAACGACACACATATTTCATGACCAAAGTTTTTCTTAGTAAACAATTTTTAATGAAGGCTTATTCTTTTATTTGTCAAGCTATTGGgtttttttacatttaaaaaagGGTAAATGattgataataatgataacaatGGGTAAATTAACTATATgtgtctttttaaaaaaaattggttaaataGGTTGGTTTTTAAAGATTTAGGAAAATAGGCTAATTTTGGAGAGAAAGTATGAAAAGCGCCTCCAGTTGGGCTCACTTTCTGCATAGTTAGCAGAAAAGCTCGTCCAACTGGGCGAGCTTTCTAAATAATTGGCAGGAAAGCTCGTCTAGCTGGACGAACTTTTGCTGATATGTCAGGGAAAACTCGTTCAATTGGGCATGTTTTCTTTGGAATTTTTAAAAAACGCTTTTGCACTTTCACACCCTTTATCCAAAATCGACCTATTTTACTAAATCTTGAAAAAAAGTGCCTATTTGGCTCATTAACAAAAAAAACGACATATATGCACAATTTAACCGATAATAATAATACCAAAATTGTTGTATTATGGTAAAACTTGAAACAAAtgcgattaatattttaaaaatacgatttcaataatatattttacattattgtATCAGGGTCAATGTTGAAGTAAAGTAAAGGAATAtccataaaaaaatacaaaaaaatccttaatttaaaaattaatttagtacataaattttaattttatataattatatacataatttattattttaaattaattttcataaattacaaACACTCTAACTAcgtcattttattattaatttatatatacatatacttatataaataaaaacaaaaaattatttatttaattttataaattcattcaTAAATCAAATACCAAAGTTTGATATCTATAATTACTTATATTTACAAATTGAATGTGtaatttaaattagaaaaaaaaatgattgcTGCGGTAACCAGTGGGGTCACTTTCAGACAGAAATACGTTGATTAACCAGACGGGGGACCATGTCGTGAACCACAAGAGTTCCACTTTTTCTTACAATCatcatttatttatgtttttacagTATCCTTTCTCACCACCTTTTCCAtcattatcatttattttaggTAGCTATTAATGGCTAAGAAAATTCAGGTTTGTTGAATTATTAATCAACCCACCCTTtcgtttatataatttaaaacaaaCAAGAAAAAAGTAGCAGGTGGCAAAAGCTTGTCTGGTTATGGTCTCAGCTGAGTCTTTTATTTCGGCTCTTCTTATTTATGTCCGCCTCTTGAACTAACTCAAAAGCCATTTTTCCTTTTTCCGCTCAGCCTCAAGAAGCTCGTAATTCTTCCTTTCTTATCCACTTCTCTTCTCAAGTatatccctttttcttttttctcctccAATAATGATCATTCTTTCAATCATATACGAataaataattattcttttattatttaattgctATATATACTACTTAGAATTCTATACTTTCTAGTTTGTAGTGCCGTTATCGAATTTGCTTTGAAGCTTGTACATTTTCGTACAAAAGAGATTGGAGTTTTGACTGTTGGTTGATGGTTCTTGACCCTTATAGGCCTCAGCTCAGCCTTTCTGATATCAATTCAACCGCcaaattttttttgcttttctgGGTAATTCTCGAGTTCCTTAAACCAGCAAAAGCTTTACGCTTGATTTTGTCTCTAGTGTGGGCGATTAGTTTAAATTTCATGGCTTCGGGGGCGTAATGCATGCATTTCtcactttaaaaaatttaattgttttccTTATGATGTATTTTTTAATACCAACAAAAAATTCGTGGTTGTAAGCGAGGGGAAAATATCTAGGGGGGTAATATTTTATGTACTAGTTCATTTGTTTATGTCAATTTGTTAGCTgttgattattttattatctatGATGAGGTTGATGcaaaatacttttttttctctctctctcttatttAAGCTGAATTTTCCAGATTTCTGCatcatttgaaaaaaataaatttaaaggacATACCTCTGTACTTTTGAGGTTCTTAGCAAAAAAATCTATTGAGTGTTAATTGTGAGTAGTTTACTCCATTTGGCCGTTTTATTTTGCCgagattttacctttttttttctcgTTTTGatcatatgtttatttttttatgtctGATGCCATTTCAATGACAATTACCTTTCATATTCTAGGGATTAGATCAGTTTTATTGCTTCAAATTGAATTTCCACCAATTTTTCTACTTGAACTGAGATTCGCATATTCCAGATAATGTTCTTGTGCTATATGTTAATGAGGAGTCTTTAAAGATTGAATAGTCACTTTTCAACGTTCCTTTTGCTTCATAATTTGGTGTTTTAAGCCCTTCTTTTTATGATTTGATGCTGTGTGATACTGCAAAATTGAGTGATAAAGATGCTCGTCTCAGGAACAGGTTTTCAGAGCTTGCAAAAGTGAAGTAAAGATATAAGAGAAATGAGTCAATCTAAAATTAAGCGGCGCGTGGGTAAATATGAGATAGGAAGGACAATTGGGGAAGGAACATTTGCTAAAGTGAAGTTTGCAAGAAATACAGAGACTGGAGAACCTGTGGCACTTAAGATCCTTGATAAAGAGAAGGTTCTCAAGCACAAGATGGCTGAACAGGTTTCTTTTCTTCTGCATGCTTCCTTTTCTCTTCTCTATATCTATTTTCATAGTTTGTCAAAGCTATTATTACCCACATTTTGAGAAACGAAATTCTACTTTTCAGATATTGCATCTAAAGTTgttttcttgcttgcttttgcagATCAAGAGGGAAATAGCAACAATGAAGTTGATAAAGCATCCAAATGTTGTCCGTTTATACGAGGTTTCTATCTCTATCTCTCTCTCTGTGTTCTGGTTGACCGGTTGGGTTCCGGGGGAGGGTGGGGGCTTGATATATGCACCATCTACTCATTCTTCTTTTTCTCTAGAGTATGATTATGATTTATGCGGTAAAATTCATATTCCTCAATAATGAGTTGCAGATTTGGACCATTTTCAAGAATCTTGTATTCTGAAACAAAGCCTCCCCTTCTTCATTTCTATCTGTAGCATTAGCATTGAAATGGTGGCATGATTTCTCCAAGCTTcaacattatatgaaaattttggcttttgtttACTACCATCTTTATTGATCTTTATAATATTCATATTTGAACTGGGTATATGATCAAAGATGAAAGAGCAACATCCAAGCTTTTTTTAATGACCAATCTCTTGCAATGCCTGTTTAAAACAAACCTAAGAACTTCTCGTTTTCTGTTTCATCTTGCCTTCTGATCTAATGTTTTTCACCTACAGCAGTTAAGTATCTAAGAGAAAACCATCCGTTAGCATTTTCGTTCGTTTATCATTTTAGTAGAGCTTTGGATGTTTGTATCAGAttattttgtttgcttttattcagATAATGGGAAGCAAGACAAAGATATTTATTGTTTTGGAGTATGTCACCGGGGGAGAGCTCTTTGACAAAATTGTAAGTTGATGATATCTGTGATACTTGCATATTATGTTAGATTCTCATCGTGTTGGTGGAGCTGCACTAATATGTTTCCTAGTTTCAGTTCTGATTTAATATTTGTACCTTGTTTTAAGAGAAGCTAACTTTAGATCTTGTATATCTTTAAACCATTTCTTAATTCTGAAGGTAAACAACGGAAGGATGAGAGAAGATGAGGCACGAAGATATTTCCACCAGCTCATTAATGTTGTTGATTACTGCCATAGCAGAGGCGTCTACCATAGGGATCTTAAGGTATTTAAACTTGGCACCCTTTAAGGAGAATATGTTTATACTTATGCATATATGTGCATGGATGGATGCATCTTATGCTATCAGGAAATGTTCATATATACTTCCTCTTGATTTTCTTGCAGCCTGAAAATTTGCTGTTGGATGCATATGGTAACCTCAAAGTTTCTGACTTTGGGTTGAGTGCACTATCTAAGCAAGTCAGGGTAATTATGACATCCTCTTTTTCCGTCTACATGATACATTATTAAGCTTTGTCTAGTCTTTAACTTCTTTGTTGTCTGTGTTATTTATCCTACTTATTTAAACATTCATGTGAATATTTTAAGGTCCTGAATCTTGATGTAACTGATTGATCCCGTAATCTTGTAAGATTGGTTCTGTCTCCGTGTGCCTTTGATGGCTTTAGAACATTCAGAAATATTTCTAATCTGAAGTTGAATTTATAGGATGATGGTCTCCTTCACACTACCTGTGGAACACCAAATTACGTTGCTCCTGAGGTGCGGACAGTAGTTCAATCACGCTAAATTTTCCTTCCATCATTTGTAATTGTATAACCCCTTAGAAACCCTGGTTGTTAACAATCTTCTCTCTTCCTATACATAGGTCCTTGATGACGGAGGCTATGATGGAGCTACTGCAGACCTGTGGTCGTGTGGAGTGATACTCTTTGTGCTGCTTGCAGGTTACTTGCCTTTCGATGATTCTAATCTTATGAACCTGTACAAAAAGGTCTGTGTTTCGTAATTGCATGTTGCAGTTATCCATTGTCACTCGTTGCCTGATTTTCACTCTGATTTTGCGAATATACAGATTTCAGCAGCTGAATTCACTTGCCCCCCTTGGTTATCTTTTAGTGCAATGAAATTGATAACTCAAATCCTGGATCCAAACCCGATGACTGTAAGTTACTATGCCTAACTCTCCTTACCTGGATGTGTTTCAAGATTGGATATTAAATTCTGTGTGCGTTGAATAGGAAGATGGGCAAAAGATTTCTTTACTTTGTATGGTGATGGCAAGTGAAATAACATTGTATATTGCTATGCTAAGTAAAGCTTCTAGAACTAGATAGAACAAAGCTATACTCATGACAGAAAAAAAGAATGTCCTATAAAAAAATTGCTTGGTTAAATTCTTGTTGAATGTGCAATAATTATAGTCTGAAACGACAGAAATAATATTGTATTTTACTGTGTTTTTATTCATTTGTCTTTTGCCCCTCCTTCTTCAATAAATATAGTCTAACACATTTTCCTTGTTAGCGGACATAAGCGTGGGAGATGGAGTCCGAGAAATCTGCCAGATagatattaaaaatgtataattcTATCTgctctttctctttttcctcttttCATCTCTCAAAGATTTCAACTCGCTGTCTGAATATAATTTCTAAGGAAAGATAACCACACCTTATAACTCCTTATCCTTTTGTGGGTTCATTTTTCATCAAAGCCACCCATGAATTTATTGATCATGTATTCTGAATTTGAAGTTGATGACCTCTTACTATGTtatcaatttatgaaaatttcaacCACAAGTGCATAAAAGACAGTTCGTTTCGGCTTCAAGGTTCATATTCTGCTTGTATTCATGCATTTTTATGTTGGACTTAAATGTTTGGGAATCATTTGCCTTCACAagattttgttttgcttttatctAATCATATCGACTTAGCATAAGGttaatttgtacatatatttttctcATGTTGCAGCGCATTACTATTCCTGAAATTTTGAAAGATGAATGGTTTAAAAAGGGTTACAAGCCTCCTGTGTTCAAGGAGAAAGACGATACGAATTTAGACAATGTAGAAGCTGTTTTTAAAGATTATGAAGTAAGTTGATGCAGTCTTTCTCTAAGTTGACATCCGCATATTGGACAACTGCTGTTATATTTGGTGCTTCTTTGattttttatcttaataatttcaatatgttGGTTAACATAACAGGAGCACCATGTAACAGAACAGAGAGACGAACAACCAACAGCTATGAATGCATTCGAGTTAATTTCTATGTCAAAAGGGTTAAACCTTGGGAACCTGTTTGATGCAGAAGAGGTTTGTATGTTAAAAGGCTTTTCGTTTTTGTATATCAACTGTCAAAACCTGGTCATTACCTTTCCTTTGCATGACTTCATTGTCACTAGAAAGGAAACCTGAAATCCGCAGTATGTCCAGTGCCAAATAGGACATTATCTGATATCAATAGGCTATCAAAGCCGATTAAGAAAGCAGACATATAGTGTCTATTTGCTTGAGAAAgattactaataatattatactGGCTATTTACATCTAAATGTGAACCGTTGCTTGTTCCATTTTCTGCAGGGATTTAAGAGAGAAACAAGGTTTACATCTAAATGTCCTGCTAATGAGATCATCCATAAGATCGAAGAAGCTGCAAAGCCTCTCGGGTTTGATGTCCACAAGAAAAACTACAAGGTGAGTAAATCTTACACACGATATAATAAAGGTAATTATCGAAATctatatataaagtttatttattttgtattgtTTTTATGTAGATGAGACTCCAGAATTTGAAAGCAGGAAGAAAAGGAAACCTTAATGTCGCCACTGAGGTAACTTACAGTTAAagcaacattttattttaaatcttggCTTACgttttgtatttaattaaacTGTTTATTTTGTTAATCAGATATTTCAAGTGGCACCTAGTTTACATATGGTTGAGGTCCGAAAAGCAAAGGGGGACACATTGGAATTCAATACGGTACCCCATGATTCTCTCATTACAATTTCATTACATTTTCTAAATGTATCGTATTGTTAGAGTTATGTAACGGCATATAATTGGTTATTACCTGATGGAAATGGAAGAACGTTTTTGCCGGTAGAAAGAAGTTGATTAAATGCAAATGGAAAGTTCCAAATGACTTCGATTCCTGTCATAGTTTTGGATTAGTCCTTATATTGTCACTATTATATTATACGAGTTAGACCATTATTGCCCATCACAAAGCATCTTACATCTCAATAATGTCTAAAATTTGTTGTCCGATCGTGAGACTGAAATTCTCCAATGTTAAACACACATGCTCTAGCTTATCTGCTTACTCAAACCAAGTCTCAAACCTGTCTGCTGGTCTTTAAATAGACAACATACATGAGTTGCAGTTGATTTCTCGTGTTTCTAAACTCACTCAGTCGTTACCGAGATTATTTTTTTGCTGGCGATTAGAAGGTTTggggtttttcttttgcagttctaCAAAAGCCTTTCGACCTGTCTGGAAGATGTTGTCTGGAAAACGGAGGAGGACATAAAAGAGTTGCACGTTTGAGTTGACCCATGTTTCCAAGTTGAATGAAAATTGTGGatggttttgttgttgtttgttgAATGTTGAATGTTGTTGTTTTTGGCCCAATATATCTTCATTCTTTTCTAGGATTAAACAGCCATGGTGGTTCTAGTTGTTTTCCATGTTATTAGTTATTGGGAAGCATGGATAATTCCCATGGAATGTGGTGGTTGTATTTACCCTTTAAAATGTTAATGAtgattaaatgtttcatgatattTGCCAAA
The genomic region above belongs to Gossypium hirsutum isolate 1008001.06 chromosome D05, Gossypium_hirsutum_v2.1, whole genome shotgun sequence and contains:
- the LOC107906742 gene encoding CBL-interacting protein kinase 32 isoform X1, which encodes MSQSKIKRRVGKYEIGRTIGEGTFAKVKFARNTETGEPVALKILDKEKVLKHKMAEQIKREIATMKLIKHPNVVRLYEIMGSKTKIFIVLEYVTGGELFDKIVNNGRMREDEARRYFHQLINVVDYCHSRGVYHRDLKPENLLLDAYGNLKVSDFGLSALSKQVRDDGLLHTTCGTPNYVAPEVLDDGGYDGATADLWSCGVILFVLLAGYLPFDDSNLMNLYKKISAAEFTCPPWLSFSAMKLITQILDPNPMTRITIPEILKDEWFKKGYKPPVFKEKDDTNLDNVEAVFKDYEEHHVTEQRDEQPTAMNAFELISMSKGLNLGNLFDAEEGFKRETRFTSKCPANEIIHKIEEAAKPLGFDVHKKNYKMRLQNLKAGRKGNLNVATEIFQVAPSLHMVEVRKAKGDTLEFNTFYKSLSTCLEDVVWKTEEDIKELHV
- the LOC107906742 gene encoding CBL-interacting protein kinase 32 isoform X2, coding for MSQSKIKRRVGKYEIGRTIGEGTFAKVKFARNTETGEPVALKILDKEKVLKHKMAEQIKREIATMKLIKHPNVVRLYEIMGSKTKIFIVLEYVTGGELFDKIVNNGRMREDEARRYFHQLINVVDYCHSRGVYHRDLKPENLLLDAYGNLKVSDFGLSALSKQVRDDGLLHTTCGTPNYVAPEVLDDGGYDGATADLWSCGVILFVLLAGYLPFDDSNLMNLYKKISAAEFTCPPWLSFSAMKLITQILDPNPMTGFKRETRFTSKCPANEIIHKIEEAAKPLGFDVHKKNYKMRLQNLKAGRKGNLNVATEIFQVAPSLHMVEVRKAKGDTLEFNTFYKSLSTCLEDVVWKTEEDIKELHV